The uncultured Cohaesibacter sp. genome includes the window ATTTTGTAGTTTTTGTACGTTTGCTTACAGTGGCCATGCCCGCAAGGGTTGTCATCAAAAAAATTCTTACTCGAGAGAGGCATGATCTTGACGCTTGAAAGACCGAGTTGTTGTAAAGGAATGGTGCTAAATTCGCTCTGGGCGTTTAGGGGAGCGATACTGTATCGCGGGTGAATGCTCAATTAAATCAATTCACTATAAAGTTGTGATGGCGAAATTTCAGCTAAAACAAACTGCGGCACATTAAGTTGATTGTAAAATTCAAGAATTTAGGTTGCGATATCAACGCATATTGTTATTTTTGAGTTGAGGGTTTTGCAGATGGCAAGCATCGTTTGCGTTTTTCCCAAGAGTTTCTATTGAACCGACGTTAACGCCAAACTTCATGGTTTCTCAGGATTCCTGCCGTATTACGGAGCGCTTTTATAGCTGGCTTGTTAGTCAAATGACAAAAGTTGAGAAGCGCGAACTTATTCGGGTTCTTTCAATAAAAAACACGTTCACTCAACTCGTTGTTGCCTTGGGAAAGCAGGATGCTTGTGATGAAACAAGTGACACAGCTTCATACAATTCGTGTCTGCAAAGCCAACATGACTGCAGAAGGTGCAATTTGTTGCAATTCATCCAGATAACACTGCAATGAAGGATAACCTCGATATGCGAATGGCACTGTATCTGGCGAAGAGGCCTATGTTGGTGGACTATGCCTACCGCATGTTGGGTTCGCGCGAAGTTGCAGAGGAAGTAGTGCAAGAGGCGTTTATACGTTTTGTGCCACCGTTTCCTGCCGAGTCCGAAAAGTTACCTTCTGCTAGCTATCTCTTTCGTATCGTTCATAATCTGGCATTGGATATTATACGCCGAGAAAAGATCGAATGCACACAGATCGGCGATGATGCACCGTTTTGGACGCGCCCTCAGGATGAACCGTCTCCCGAAGAAGCATTGTTGCATTGCGAAAAAGTTAGGCGCACTATAGAAATGATGGCACAATTGCCTGAAGATCAACGCACAGCTCTTCAGATGCATCGCTTCGGTAATTACACGCTTGAGCAAATCGGCGTTCATCTTGATGTTTCCGTATCTACTGCACATCGTCTGGTACGCAGTGCCTTGGCATCGCTAGCAATGCAGCTCGACAGTGAAGACTTGTAAAGCCTTTCTTCGATTCAGCGGAAGCAATAAGGATGAAACTGCGTGCTAAAGACCTGACGAGGACCGGATGACTAGTAAAGAGGCGGAAGAAAAGAAGGCATTGTTCGAGGAGGCTGCCGACTGGCTGCTTATACTTAACGATGCCCCAGTGGGCAAGCCGTTACCTGAACGTTTCAGCAAATGGCTCGCAACTTCGCAAGACCATCGACGGGCATGGCACAGTGTCAATTCAGCTTGGAATATGCTTGATGTTTCGATTAGCAATGAAGTAAATCATCAAAGTATAGCGAGTGATGAATGCGAAGGGGGTATGAGTGTTCAGCCTTTTCGCAAAATCGATCTTGCAAAATTTCTCAGTATTCCAAATCTAGCAATCCTACTGGTTGTTGGTTTGACACTGCTTCTGATAACCCCTTCCTTTCTCATCTGGTTGCGTGCAGATTATTCGACTGCATCTGCTCAAATCGACCATATCCATCTCAGTGATGGCAGTGTGGTTGATCTTGGTGGAAAGAGCGCGATTAAAGCCGACATGGACGGCGATCATCGTGCTGTGCGGTTGTTGTCTGGTGAAGCTTTCTTCGATGTTGCAAAAGATGCCAAGCGCCTTTTCGTCCTTGATGCCCAAGGGCTGGAATTGCATGTCACCGGTACTGCGTTCGACGTGAGAACCTCCTCACTAAACACCGCTGTAGCTCTGCTTGAGGGCTCACTTGAGGTCTTTTCTAACCAAGGACAATGGATCAGACAGCTTCAGCCGGGTGAAATGCTCGAACAAGATCATGAAACCGGTGCCATAAAAGTGAACTCTATTGAACCAAGCGAGATCGGTGCTTGGAGAGATGGTCAAGTCTTTTTGAACGATGTTTCTGTTGGTTTTGTTGCCGAGATGATACAGCGCTATCATACAGCGTGGATTTCCATTCCTGATCGAGAACTGGCTGCTTTCAAAGTAAGTGGACTTTTCGATCTGAATAATCCCGATGATGCTTTGTCAGCATTGGTCCAGCCATTTGGCGGGAAAGTGTATCACATCACATCACTGGCTCGGGTCATCACTCGATAAAAAATAAATTTGAGAGAAAAACTCAACTTTTTTAATCATTCGCTAATTTATGTGAAAAATAGGTCGATTTCATTCGTCTCTAAGTCTGTGAAGCATGCGCACAGGGGGCATGCGTTTCAGTTAATGAGTAGTTTCGAATGCTATCGCAAAAAAAATCAAACAGTAAAAGGCAGGTCCTTCCCAGACTTGTGGAACGGCTGGTTATTGGTGTCATTGCTGGTGCGACGTTAGGTATATTTCTGCCTGTATTCTCATCCGCCTCTGCTCAAAGCGTGCAGGTCATTGGTGATGATGCGTCCACACCTCGTTTATTTAGTATCCCTGCCCAGCGCCTATCCATCGCACTGGCTCAGTTCGGCCGTCAATCGGGTCTTCAAGTCGTCTTTCCTGCAAATGTACCGCAAGGAATGAACTCATCAGCTGTTTCGGGCATGATGACCGCGCAGCAGGCTCTATCTCTCTTGCTTCAGGGAACGGGGATCGATTGGTATATTTCCAGACAAGGGGCGATTGTTGGAACAGACCAAACTCTAGACGGAGCGCAAGGCAGTGATTTCAGTGGCGATACATCATTGCTCGACACAATCATTGTTGCTGATCCAAACAACCAGAATGCCATTAGCGGTTCTGGTTTTCAGGGGACGCCAGATTGGGTCTATGCTTCACCTTCTGCAGTCAGTGTAATCTCGCGAGAAACCATTAAAAACGCGCCGGTGCGTGAAACCCGTGATTTGCTGGATAATGTGGCTGGTGTTTATGCCAACCGATCCGAAGCGCAGAACCCGGGGATTACTGTTAGTGTTCGTGGTCTACAAGACCAGAACCGTGTTGTTACAATGGTAGATGGAGCGCGTCAAAATTTCCAAAGGAATGGGCATGGCTCTACGCAAAGAACATATGTTGATACAGCTTTTCTGCGCGAAATCGATATTGAAAAAAGCGGTACGTCAGGTGTCGGAGGAGCAGGAGCTCTCGGCGGTTCTGTGAATTTCCGTTCCCTCAACGCCAGCGATTTGATTAAACCTGGGCGAGAATGGGGATTTGAGGGAACTGTCGCCACAGGTACCAATGCTTTCGAATTCGATGGTTCGGGCACAGTCGCTGTCCGTGTGTCAGATGCATTTTCTGTCCTTGCTGGCATTAGCCATAAAAAGATTGGCGAATACAATATCGGCAAAAATGGGGATCTCGAAGTATCAAACCTGACCGTTGATGATAACGCCGTAGTTTCGACGGGCTCGGAAGTGTTCTCCACATTCCTGAAGGCTGAGGCTCAATTCACCGACGATCTCAAAGGATCGCTTGCTTGGATGCGCAACGATTCCGAATTCACGCACGGAGGTTATAGCACGGGGCGTGAAACCTTTACAGAGAACAGCCAGCATGTGGTCAACAATACCATCACGGCAACGCTGGACTGGAATCCTGACAGCGATCTTGTCGATATGAAGGCCCGCCTCTGGTATAACCATCTGGAAAACGCCGAAGTGCGTGGGGCGACCGCCACCAACAACTACACGGACTGGCCGGTCGATTACAGCCTGGGCACATTGGGAGCCAGTCTAGACAACACCAGCGAATTCGTCACGCCGTTCGGTTCGCTGTCCTTGAATTATGGCGCGGAGGCTTTCTGGGATCGCGGCTCAACCGACTCGGATACCTTCTATAGTACCAACGAGGGTACTCACGATTTCACCGCCTCCTACACGGGGATGACCCCTTCGGGCAATCGCGACGTTTACAGCGCCTTTGCCAACGCCACTCTGGATCATGGTGACTGGCTCACTCTTTCTGGCGGTTTGCGCTATGACTATTACAAGCTGCACGGCAACGCTTCGATCTATGGGTATGAAAGAATACCCGGCACATGTATATTGTATCACCCCCGCAGACCGGAACGCTGCGTTACCTACTCAGAGGCAACAAGAAGCTATCCCGAAACGGTTCTTGACATCGATCAATCGGAAGGAGCGTTGCTGCCGAGCGCGATGATCGCCGTCAAACCCTTTGACTGGCTGCAACCATTTGTCAAATACTCCCGCAGTATGCGCCCGCCGAGCATTATGGAGACCTTCTTCACCGGCGGTCATCCTGGCGTCAATATTACCCAGAATGCGCCCAACCCGGATTTGAAGGCGGAAAGCGGCAACACCTTCGAGATCGGCGCCAATATCAGCCACAATGGCCTGTTCACGGACAGGGGACAGTTTCCGCTTCAAAGCCGTGGGCTTTTACCGGCTGATTGACGATTATATCTCGCTTGGCGAGGTCTACCGCCCGGAGACGGGCAACGATCACACAGCCTTCGTCAATGTCGATGGCCAGACGCAGATGAAGGGTATCGAAATTGAAGCCAGCTACGATGCTCGTCTTTGGTATGCAGGCCTGTCTTACACCCACCTCAATACGGATTTTGGCGACAGCTATACTTACTCAGGTACATCTTATGATGTTGAGCCGTCTGTCATCTTTGTACCACCAACCGACAAATTCACGTTGGATGCAGGAATGCGTCTGTTTGACGAAAAACTGACGCTGGGCGGTAAAATGAGTCACGTGGGTGGTACGTCACCGAATATCGGTCTGCTGGTGGCTAACTATGAGACGGAGGATTACACCCTCTATGATCTCTATGGTTCCTACAAGTTTACCGAAAATGTGACGTTACGCGCTGCCGTAAACAACGTAACGGATGTGGCTTATGTCCCCGCGCTTGGAGCGAGCAGTTATCCCGGCCCGGGACGGACGGCGACCGTCTCACTCAATTTTTCTTTCTGACTAATTTCACGACATTTGTCGTGAAGACCATGTTCGCTATGACGCGAACAGGAATGCAACCAAGGGAGAATCAAAATGGCAGTAAAAATTGATATACCCACCGGTATGAGCGATTGGGTATCTTATCTCGAGAACACATGGCTTGGCAGTTTCAGCTATGATGGTCATGGTTCTTTCAGTGCCTACGCAGCACAAAACTATAACTATGGTCAATGGGTCGCTGGCAATGTGAATACGACCCAATCCGCAGTTCTTATGGACGGTGATTTCAGCTATGGGCCTCCCGGAGGTTTCTCCGGCGATGTCGACAGTTTACAGTTCGGTGATAATCTGACCGGCAGTTCCGGTTCAGGCTATACTATCGATACCGAATTGACGTTGGATTTGACTGAAGCTTCAGCGACAACGGCATTCACCTATGCCATCTACTATATCTCCAACCTCCAGAATCTGTCCTATCTTTACAATTATCTGGGAGAACAGGGAACGGAGCAAACCGGCAACTCCGGCGATGACAGCCTCTACAGTTTCTCCGGTGATGATATCCTAACCGGCGGCGGAGCAAGCGACTATGACCTCTTCGTGTTCGATGCTGCCTATGCCAGCACTTCCAACGGCTGGGGAGACGACACCATCACCGATTTTGTCGATGGTCAAGATGAGATCGACTTCATCGGTTATTGGTCTGATTACGCCAGCTTCGACGCTGATACAACCATCACCACCAGTGGTACCGATACAGTGATCTCCTACACGGACAGCAACAGCGTCACCAGCACGATCACGCTGGCCAACTTCTCCGGGACGCTGGATTCCGGCGATTTCTACTTCGCGTGATCGCTTCATGACGACCTTTTCAAAAGGCCGGGCACCATCGCAGCGTCACGCTGCGATGGTCGCCTTTTCCGTCTACAGATTCGTGGCAGGTATCGCCGCGATCAGCGGCGTCGTCAACCTTTTGGCTCTGACCGCGCCGCTGTTCATGCTTCAGGTTTATGACCGGGTGCTGACCAGCGGCAGCGTGCCTACACTGGCTGGCCTTGCTGTGCTGGCCAGCGGGCTCTACGCCTTTCAGGCGGTTCTCGATATTATACGCGCTCGCATTTTGCTCCGTTTGGGCGAGCATTTTGACAATCGGTTCTCTGGTAAAGTGCATGAGGCCGTGGTGCATTTGCCTCTTGTAAGACCAATGTCAGGCGATGGCCTGCAGCCCTTACGTGATCTGGACAATATACGCGGGTTTTTTGGTAGCAACGGGCCGGTCGGGCTGTTCGACTTGCCATGGATGCCGCTCTATCTGCTGATATGCTTTGCTTTCCACCCTTGGCTCGGAATGACGGCGCTTGCGGGCGCAATTGTCCTTATCGCAATAACACTTCTAACCAACCTGATGTCGGAAGGGCCAGTTCGTCAAGCTATGGAGTTTAACATGGCTCGCAACGCTCAGATGGAGGCAGGCCGTCGTAATGCGGAAATCGTACGAGCGCTAGGTCTTGAAAACCGGATAAAGGCCCGCTGGCAAAAAGACAATGATGCTTATCTGGCTGCCAATCGTTGGGCTGGCGATATTGCTTGCGGATTGGGCGGGATTTCAAAGGCGCTGCGCATTTTTGCTTCAATCGGCCATTCTCGCGGTTGGAGCTTTCCTTGTCATCCGCCAGGAGGCCAGCCCCGGGGTAATGATTGCGGCATCGATCATGATGGGTCGGGCGTTAGCGCCGGTCGATATGGCCATCGCAAGCTGGAGGGCCTTTCCTGATGGCGCGCCAGAGTTGGGCGCGCCTGAAGGAAT containing:
- a CDS encoding sigma-70 family RNA polymerase sigma factor gives rise to the protein MALYLAKRPMLVDYAYRMLGSREVAEEVVQEAFIRFVPPFPAESEKLPSASYLFRIVHNLALDIIRREKIECTQIGDDAPFWTRPQDEPSPEEALLHCEKVRRTIEMMAQLPEDQRTALQMHRFGNYTLEQIGVHLDVSVSTAHRLVRSALASLAMQLDSEDL
- a CDS encoding FecR domain-containing protein; the encoded protein is MTSKEAEEKKALFEEAADWLLILNDAPVGKPLPERFSKWLATSQDHRRAWHSVNSAWNMLDVSISNEVNHQSIASDECEGGMSVQPFRKIDLAKFLSIPNLAILLVVGLTLLLITPSFLIWLRADYSTASAQIDHIHLSDGSVVDLGGKSAIKADMDGDHRAVRLLSGEAFFDVAKDAKRLFVLDAQGLELHVTGTAFDVRTSSLNTAVALLEGSLEVFSNQGQWIRQLQPGEMLEQDHETGAIKVNSIEPSEIGAWRDGQVFLNDVSVGFVAEMIQRYHTAWISIPDRELAAFKVSGLFDLNNPDDALSALVQPFGGKVYHITSLARVITR
- a CDS encoding M10 family metallopeptidase C-terminal domain-containing protein, which encodes MAVKIDIPTGMSDWVSYLENTWLGSFSYDGHGSFSAYAAQNYNYGQWVAGNVNTTQSAVLMDGDFSYGPPGGFSGDVDSLQFGDNLTGSSGSGYTIDTELTLDLTEASATTAFTYAIYYISNLQNLSYLYNYLGEQGTEQTGNSGDDSLYSFSGDDILTGGGASDYDLFVFDAAYASTSNGWGDDTITDFVDGQDEIDFIGYWSDYASFDADTTITTSGTDTVISYTDSNSVTSTITLANFSGTLDSGDFYFA
- a CDS encoding TonB-dependent receptor; its protein translation is MLSQKKSNSKRQVLPRLVERLVIGVIAGATLGIFLPVFSSASAQSVQVIGDDASTPRLFSIPAQRLSIALAQFGRQSGLQVVFPANVPQGMNSSAVSGMMTAQQALSLLLQGTGIDWYISRQGAIVGTDQTLDGAQGSDFSGDTSLLDTIIVADPNNQNAISGSGFQGTPDWVYASPSAVSVISRETIKNAPVRETRDLLDNVAGVYANRSEAQNPGITVSVRGLQDQNRVVTMVDGARQNFQRNGHGSTQRTYVDTAFLREIDIEKSGTSGVGGAGALGGSVNFRSLNASDLIKPGREWGFEGTVATGTNAFEFDGSGTVAVRVSDAFSVLAGISHKKIGEYNIGKNGDLEVSNLTVDDNAVVSTGSEVFSTFLKAEAQFTDDLKGSLAWMRNDSEFTHGGYSTGRETFTENSQHVVNNTITATLDWNPDSDLVDMKARLWYNHLENAEVRGATATNNYTDWPVDYSLGTLGASLDNTSEFVTPFGSLSLNYGAEAFWDRGSTDSDTFYSTNEGTHDFTASYTGMTPSGNRDVYSAFANATLDHGDWLTLSGGLRYDYYKLHGNASIYGYERIPGTCILYHPRRPERCVTYSEATRSYPETVLDIDQSEGALLPSAMIAVKPFDWLQPFVKYSRSMRPPSIMETFFTGGHPGVNITQNAPNPDLKAESGNTFEIGANISHNGLFTDRGQFPLQSRGLLPAD
- a CDS encoding TonB-dependent receptor; the encoded protein is MACSRTGDSFRFKAVGFYRLIDDYISLGEVYRPETGNDHTAFVNVDGQTQMKGIEIEASYDARLWYAGLSYTHLNTDFGDSYTYSGTSYDVEPSVIFVPPTDKFTLDAGMRLFDEKLTLGGKMSHVGGTSPNIGLLVANYETEDYTLYDLYGSYKFTENVTLRAAVNNVTDVAYVPALGASSYPGPGRTATVSLNFSF